The DNA region GTTCAGAGTGAATGTAAGCTGCTTTAACATTTCTTTTTTGCATATATTCCGACAATTTTTCCGATGACTCTTTAGTTGTTGTTAATATAATTGTTCTTTCATTCTTAAATCGCTGTTCAATTATTGTTTGATAGATATCATCAATTTGATTTTTTGTAGGTTTAATAATGATTTTAGGATCCATTAATCCTGTAGGTCTAACATACATTCTAAATACATTATTTTTAGATTTATCCAACTCATATTGATTTGGAGTTGCGGAAACATAAATTTTTTTAAACGAAAATTCATTTTCGAATTCCTCTAATGATAATGGTCTATTTTCAAGGGCTGATGGTAATCTAAACCCATATTCTACTAAACTTCTTTTTCTTGACTGGTCTCCGCTTATCATAGCATTAATTTGCGGAACAGTTAAGTGAGATTCATCAATAAATATTAAAGAGTCTTTTGGGAAATAGTCCAATAATGTATAAGGTCTTTCACCAAAATCCCTACCATCTAAGTACATTGAATAATTTTCGATACCTTTGCACATTCTAAATTCACGCATATCATTTATATCATTACGAACTCTTTGCGCAAGTCTTTGGTGTTCAATTAACTTATTTTCTGAAGCGAATTTTTGTAATTGATTTTCTAATTCTTGTTCAATTTTAGGGATAATATTATCATAAACTGAATTATCTGTTGCGTAAGCATCACCGGGTGATAAAACAAATATATTAAAAGTTTTTAAGGTGTCTTTTGTTAAAGCATCAACTAAAGATATTTCTTCTATTTCATCTCCAAAAAAACTTACTTGAATAGCAGTTTCTTCAGAATCAGCAGGTCTAATTAATATAACATCACCCTTAACAGTAAATTGACCAGGAAGCGGTGCAATATCGTTTCTATCATATTTTATATTTACTAATTTACGTATAAAATCTTTTGTTGAGATTTGTTGCGTTTTATAAAATCTGAAAAAACTTTGTGAATAAATTTCTGGGTTTAATGCACCATAAATGGCACTAACAGATGCTACCACTATTGTATCTTTTCTAGTTAATAAAGAGTTTATAGTACTCATTCTAAGAATTTCTATTTGTTGATTTGTTTTAGAATCTTTTTCAATATACGTATCTGTACTTGAAATATATGCTTCTGGTCTATAATAATCGAAATATGAAATATAATACTCTACAGCATTTTCGGGGAAAAAACCTTTTAATTCACTGTATAACTGACTGGCTAAAGTCTTATTATGTGATAATATTAAAACAGGTTTATCAAAATTTTGTATAACATTTGCTATCGTAAATGTTTTTCCAGACCCTGTAACCCCTAAAAGAACTTGATGTTCTTGGTTATTTTGAATTCCATTGCTTAAAAATGAAATTGCCTCGGGTTGATGTCCAGAAGGTTTATATTCTGAATTCAATTTATAGATCATTTGATAAAATTATAATACTTTATTAAAAAACAAAAAACTATGAAAAATATATTTTTTTATATAAAAAAACAAGTTTTTAGATGTATTTTATCTAAGAACTTGTTTTTTGGTTTGGTAAATTATTATCAGATAATGTTTTTAATAATAATTTATATTTTCGAAATGCAACAAAAGAAAATATAAAAAATGGAATTGATAACAAGATGTAAATAATTATAATGATTCAATAAGGGAAAATAACAAAAAGATTAAAAGCTAATCAATAAAACAATGTGTTACAAATAACTATATTCACCAAATGTAAACATGAAAATCAAATATAAAGTCTTCAATTGATTTTGTAAACAGTGTCTTTTAATTTTTCATCAATATTTTCTTGCGGAATATTATCAATTAATTTGTTTAATTTAAAATATTGAATTGTTCATAATGTTTTTTTAAATTCATTATTATATGCATTATAACCTTCTCTTTTATAACTCTTAAGTCCCAAAATTAAATATAAATAAGAGATTAAGGAAAAAAGTGTAATTACCCCTGCGAAAATTTTTATTATTAAATTTTGAAATAATAAGTAATTATCATTTTCAAATATTAACTGTGGTAAATTCATTAACACTAAAAAGCTTAAAAATATAAATAGAAAACTAAAAGCAATATAATAGAAATATTTCTTCTTCAATCATACATTCATATAAAAAATAACTGATTTTAAATAAATTTGTTTATGTTCCATATAATAATTTTACTACTTTTTATTTTATAAAATAAAAAAAACCAACTCATATATTGAGTTGGTGTGAATAAAATTATTATTAAAGCTTTATAAAATATTAAACAAGTTCAATGATCGCCATACGTGAGTTATCACCTTGACGTTTAGGTAATTTAATAATTCTTGTGTATCCACCGTTTCTATCTTTGTATTTAGGTGCGATTGAATCAAATAAGTGTTTTAAAACATCTTTATCTGTTCCTTGTACATTAATTTTACGTAAATATGCAGCAACAATACGTCTGTTTGCTAAAGTAGGGTTTTTTGCTTTTTGAATCATTTTTTCTGCATGTCTTCTAACTTCTTTTGCTCTAATTAAAGTTGTTGTTATATGTCCGTTAGCGTATAATTCACTAACTAATGAACGCATTACACCTGTTCTTCATTTTGTATCACGTGAGTAAATTTGTGTAGGATTTGCCATATTATTCTCCTCCTTGTTTTAATTCATAACCATGTTCACGAAGTTTTTCAATAATTTCATCTATTGATTTTCTTCCTAAGTTTTTTGTACTTTCAAGTTCTTCTAAAGTCATATTTGCAATTTGACTAATTTTTCTCTTATTGCTTTTTCTTAAAGCATTAAGTGAACGAACTGATAATCCAAGTTGTGTAATATCTAAATCATCTTCTTCTTGTTGAGGTTCTTCTTCTTGTGGTTCTTCAAAAATCTTAATTTCTTCCATATTATCAACATCACCAATAACTTGGAACATTCCAATTAAAATTTTTGACCCTTCTTTAATAGCCTCTTTAGCTGTTATTGTTCCGTCAGTTACTACTGTAAATTCTAGCTCTTCTTCGATTTTTGGTGAAGATGAGTTTAATTCTTTAAAATTATATGCTACTTTTTTAACTGGTGAGAAATCAGAGTCTACTGCGATAAATTCTGATTTTCCGCTAACTATGTCTGTAAGTGTTTGCAATTTACTTTTTACATTTGAATCATCTATATATGTTTTATTTTCTTCAAAAGACATAAATCCACGTCCAGCTCTTAAATACATTTCTAATTTTAAAGCATTTGGTTTTGAAGTTTCAGCAATATGAATTGAAGGATCAATAACTTGAATTCCAGGGTTACTTACTTCCATCAATGAAGAAGTAACGATACCAGCTTCATTAGAAGATAATTTGACTTTTATAATTTCATTTTCTGAAACGAAATCTGGATTATATGTAAAACGAACTTTTCTTAGGTTCATAATAATTGATGGAACATCTTCTACAACATCCTTAACAGTTGTAAACTCATGTTCAGCACCTTCGATTCTTACACAAAATGGTGCTAAAGTAGTTATGTTTGATAGGATAACTCTTCTTAATGCAACACCAAGTGTGTTACCGAATCCTCTTTCAAGTCCAGATAATGAGAAAGTAACTTCGTTTTTCATTACTTCTTTAAATTCTAATTTTTCTCTATAAGATAAAGGTTTCATTTTTTCCATTATCATCTCCTTTATTTAAAATGTTATGAATTATTTTCTTGCACGTTCACGTTTTAAAACACGTTTTGGTGGTCTTGTACCGTTGTGTGGGATTGGTGTAACATCTTTAATTTCTGTAACAGTAATTCCTGAAACTTCAATTTGTTTTTTAGCAGCATCTTTACCTGCTCCTAAACCTTTTAATTCAACTTTAACTGTTTTAATACCATGCTCTTTAGCAGCTTCTGCAGCTGCTGCTGCAGCTAAACCAGCTGCATATGGAGTTTTTTTCTTAGTTCCTTTGTAACCAATAGCTCCAGCAGATGATCAAGCAATAACATCACCTTTTTCGTCAGCAAATGTAACAATAGTATTTTGGTTTGTTGAGTGAATGTGCACAACACCGCTAACTATATTTTTTTTCTTAGTTTTACGAGCCATTATTATTTACCTTTCTTTCCAGCAACAGTTTTTCTTGGACCTTTACGTGTACGAGCATTCTTTTGAGTTGATTGTCCACGTACTGGTAATCCTTTACGGTGTCTTATTCCACGGTAGCATTTAATTTCCATTAAACGTTTAATGTTTAATGTTGTTTCTCTACGTAAATCACCTTCTGTTAAATAAACTTTTGCTTCTTCACGAATTCTTGATAACTCTTCTTCAGTTAAGTTTTGAACACGAGTATCTTCGTTAATGTTTGCTTTTTTACAAATTTCTTTTGCTAATGATTTTCCAATACCATAAATGTATGTTAATGAAATAACAACACGTTTATTATTTGGAATTTCGACGTTTAAAATTCTAGCCATTCTCTATATTTCCTTTCAATTACCCTTGTCTTTGTTTGTGTTTTGGTTGAACACAAATTACACGATTCACACCTTTACGTTTAATCATTTTACAGTCTTTACACATTCTTTTAACACTTGCTCTAACTTTCATGTTTTACTCCTTAATTATTTATGTCTGTAAACAATTCTTCCTTGAGTCAAATCATAAGGACTAATTTCTACATCTACAACATCACCAGGTAAAATTCTAATATGATTAACTCTCATTTTACCTGAAATATGAGCTTTAATAAGTGCACCGTTATCTTCTAGCTCAACAGTATATAAATCTGTTGTGTGAGCTTCTTTTACAGTTGCTTTAAATTTTATTGCATCTTTTGCCAAATTAAATTCCTTTCGTAAGAACAATACCTTTTCCATCTTTTATCAAAACAGTATGTTCATAATGAGCTGTATTTTTTTTGTCAGCGCTAATAACAGTTCAGCCATCTTTAAGTATTTTTATTCCACTGCTTTGAGTTATCATTGGTTCAATACAAATAACCATTCCATCTTTCAATAATGGTCCAGTACCTTTTCTTCCGTCATTTGGTATATATGGATCTTCATGTAGTTCTAATCCAATTCCATGACCAGAAAATTCATCAGGTGTATATAAATTGTTCTTTTTGATGTATTGACCTATTGCAGCTGCTATATCACCTACTCTGGCACCTTTTTTAATAGCTTTTACTCCAGCTCAAAACGAACCTTCAGCAACAGCTATCAACTTCTTATCCATTTCAGAAACGTTACCAACAGCTTTAGTAAATGCACTATCGCTATTATAACCTTCTCATATGCAGCCTAGATCAACACTAACTAAATCCCCATCCTTAACAATATAGTTAGATGGAATACCATGGATCAATTCTTCATTAACAGATATACAAGCTGTCGCAGGGAAACCATATAAACCTAAAAAGGCTGGCTTTGCCCCCCGCTTTACAATTTCTTTAAAAGCTAATTGATCAATATCTTTTAAAGAAACCCCTGGTCTTATAAAGTCTCAAACTACTTTTTTAACCTCTGCCAAGATTTCGCAACTTTTAGTTATCTTCTCAATCTCTATATTTGTTTTAATTTTTATAGCCATAAATACCTCCACAAATCGCAATAAAAAAGATACTTTTACTAAAAGTATCTAAATTTTATCATTTTTTTATATTTTTTCAAGAACTTTTTTGGCAACTGTGTTTGGATCTTCTAAGGCTACTATTGATATTAATTCATCTTTTTCTTCATAATATTTTAGCAGTGGTTGCGTTTGTTCTTGATAAATTTTTAACCTATTTTTAATTTTCTCTGGGTTATCATCTTCTCTAGTTATTAATGCTGATCCATCAATATCGCAAACACCTTCTATTTTAGAAGGCTGGAATTTAACATGATAACCAGTACCGCATTGAGAACACATTCTTCTACCGCTTAATCTTTCAATAATAACCTCGTGTGGTACTGTTAATTGGATAGTTTTAAAATCAAAATCTTTTTGGTTTTTTAAAAACTCAGCTTGAGCAATTGTTCTTGGAAATCCATCAAGTATGAAGTATTTTCCTTCATTTTTTAATTTTGTAATAGCATTAAGCACTATCTCGTTTGTTACTTCATCAGGAACATATCCACCTGAATGAACATAGAACTCAACTTTCTTACCTAACTCAGCAGTTTTATTTTTAATTTCGTTTCTAAAAATATTACCTGTTGATAAGTGTATTAAATTTGTTTCTTGAGCAATAATACCAGCAACTGTTCCTTTTCCAGCTCCAGGTTCACCCATAAAAATTAAATTAGTTTTTATCATAATAATCCCTCGTCTTTTTTGATTTGATCATCACCTAAATCAGCTAGTTCCACATTTTTATAAGTTTCTTTCTTGGCTAATGAAAGTTTATGTGATTTTCTTCTCGCTTGTAATTGACTAACAGTTTCTAAAGCAGTTGATACAAGAATCATTAAACTAGTTCCTCCGAAAGCTATACTTTGAGGTAATATACCAGTCATGATTTGTACGAATTGCATACTTGCCAATATAACTAAGTAAAAAGCTGAAAATACACTCAATCTAAATACAACTGCTATTAAGTAATCTTGAGTATCCTCACCAGGACGTACACCAGGTATATATGTAGAGTTTTTAGTAAAGTCCTCAGCTACCTTATCTACTTTTGATTGTTGAATACCCATAAGAAGAGAAAATACAAAAACAATACCTACTAAAAGACTAAAACCTAATGGAGCGGTAAATTGTAAATTAATATTAATTCATTGTTTAGCAGCATTTGTGTCTGGTAATATATTTGCGATCATTGAAGGGAATGAAAGCACCATCATCGCAAAAATAATTGGCATAATTCCACCAGGATTTAGTTTTATTGGTAACTTTCCTATTTCTTTCTTTGTTTTTGATCTACCAGCACCAACTTGTTGAATTGGGATGTGTCTTTCCGCAACATAAACAATTGCTATAATTAATAGAATTAATAAATATGCAAATATATAAGCAATAAAGCTTAAAATACTTGATGTTAAACTGTTTCCCTTTAAGTCACCAATATAATAAATATACGCTGATTGAAATTGAAACGGAAGTCTTGAAGCTATACCTGTAAAAATGATTAAACTTGTTCCGTTTCCAATTCCTTTATTTGTTATTTGCTCAGAAATAAATAAAGCAAA from Mycoplasmopsis canis PG 14 includes:
- the rpmJ gene encoding 50S ribosomal protein L36 — translated: MKVRASVKRMCKDCKMIKRKGVNRVICVQPKHKQRQG
- the rplQ gene encoding 50S ribosomal protein L17: MANPTQIYSRDTKWRTGVMRSLVSELYANGHITTTLIRAKEVRRHAEKMIQKAKNPTLANRRIVAAYLRKINVQGTDKDVLKHLFDSIAPKYKDRNGGYTRIIKLPKRQGDNSRMAIIELV
- the map gene encoding type I methionyl aminopeptidase; the encoded protein is MAIKIKTNIEIEKITKSCEILAEVKKVVWDFIRPGVSLKDIDQLAFKEIVKRGAKPAFLGLYGFPATACISVNEELIHGIPSNYIVKDGDLVSVDLGCIWEGYNSDSAFTKAVGNVSEMDKKLIAVAEGSFWAGVKAIKKGARVGDIAAAIGQYIKKNNLYTPDEFSGHGIGLELHEDPYIPNDGRKGTGPLLKDGMVICIEPMITQSSGIKILKDGWTVISADKKNTAHYEHTVLIKDGKGIVLTKGI
- the rpsM gene encoding 30S ribosomal protein S13 → MARILNVEIPNNKRVVISLTYIYGIGKSLAKEICKKANINEDTRVQNLTEEELSRIREEAKVYLTEGDLRRETTLNIKRLMEIKCYRGIRHRKGLPVRGQSTQKNARTRKGPRKTVAGKKGK
- the uvrB gene encoding excinuclease ABC subunit UvrB, encoding MNSEYKPSGHQPEAISFLSNGIQNNQEHQVLLGVTGSGKTFTIANVIQNFDKPVLILSHNKTLASQLYSELKGFFPENAVEYYISYFDYYRPEAYISSTDTYIEKDSKTNQQIEILRMSTINSLLTRKDTIVVASVSAIYGALNPEIYSQSFFRFYKTQQISTKDFIRKLVNIKYDRNDIAPLPGQFTVKGDVILIRPADSEETAIQVSFFGDEIEEISLVDALTKDTLKTFNIFVLSPGDAYATDNSVYDNIIPKIEQELENQLQKFASENKLIEHQRLAQRVRNDINDMREFRMCKGIENYSMYLDGRDFGERPYTLLDYFPKDSLIFIDESHLTVPQINAMISGDQSRKRSLVEYGFRLPSALENRPLSLEEFENEFSFKKIYVSATPNQYELDKSKNNVFRMYVRPTGLMDPKIIIKPTKNQIDDIYQTIIEQRFKNERTIILTTTKESSEKLSEYMQKRNVKAAYIHSEHTIFQRNEIIRKLRLGFYEVIIGINLLREGVDIPEVSKVIILDADKGGFMRSETNLIQIVGRASRNAGGQAILYADEISEAMKKCIEDNEQKRKIQEEYNKIHNIIPQTIIKKIPEIIEGKEINNALDLLLSKKKGPKELSKKEVIEDLTKQMLKAAKERDYVRAQEIKDLIFELESEGK
- a CDS encoding DNA-directed RNA polymerase subunit alpha; translation: MEKMKPLSYREKLEFKEVMKNEVTFSLSGLERGFGNTLGVALRRVILSNITTLAPFCVRIEGAEHEFTTVKDVVEDVPSIIMNLRKVRFTYNPDFVSENEIIKVKLSSNEAGIVTSSLMEVSNPGIQVIDPSIHIAETSKPNALKLEMYLRAGRGFMSFEENKTYIDDSNVKSKLQTLTDIVSGKSEFIAVDSDFSPVKKVAYNFKELNSSSPKIEEELEFTVVTDGTITAKEAIKEGSKILIGMFQVIGDVDNMEEIKIFEEPQEEEPQQEEDDLDITQLGLSVRSLNALRKSNKRKISQIANMTLEELESTKNLGRKSIDEIIEKLREHGYELKQGGE
- a CDS encoding adenylate kinase family protein, with the protein product MIKTNLIFMGEPGAGKGTVAGIIAQETNLIHLSTGNIFRNEIKNKTAELGKKVEFYVHSGGYVPDEVTNEIVLNAITKLKNEGKYFILDGFPRTIAQAEFLKNQKDFDFKTIQLTVPHEVIIERLSGRRMCSQCGTGYHVKFQPSKIEGVCDIDGSALITREDDNPEKIKNRLKIYQEQTQPLLKYYEEKDELISIVALEDPNTVAKKVLEKI
- the infA gene encoding translation initiation factor IF-1, with amino-acid sequence MAKDAIKFKATVKEAHTTDLYTVELEDNGALIKAHISGKMRVNHIRILPGDVVDVEISPYDLTQGRIVYRHK
- the secY gene encoding preprotein translocase subunit SecY; the encoded protein is MQNLIFTLSKFGYKFSNNWKEFWSKREILKKGIYTSILLIIFVLGTTITAPFIKVANINQINDNSFLNTLNLIGGGGLRQFSLFALGISPFINASLIMMILQSKLVPPIYKMSQSGPQGRKKINVITRFVTLIIAYPQAVFLTRSLSSGNQRSSFIQIVGTDAFSESTIVYFLVPMILTAASLFALFISEQITNKGIGNGTSLIIFTGIASRLPFQFQSAYIYYIGDLKGNSLTSSILSFIAYIFAYLLILLIIAIVYVAERHIPIQQVGAGRSKTKKEIGKLPIKLNPGGIMPIIFAMMVLSFPSMIANILPDTNAAKQWININLQFTAPLGFSLLVGIVFVFSLLMGIQQSKVDKVAEDFTKNSTYIPGVRPGEDTQDYLIAVVFRLSVFSAFYLVILASMQFVQIMTGILPQSIAFGGTSLMILVSTALETVSQLQARRKSHKLSLAKKETYKNVELADLGDDQIKKDEGLLW
- the rpsK gene encoding 30S ribosomal protein S11; amino-acid sequence: MARKTKKKNIVSGVVHIHSTNQNTIVTFADEKGDVIAWSSAGAIGYKGTKKKTPYAAGLAAAAAAEAAKEHGIKTVKVELKGLGAGKDAAKKQIEVSGITVTEIKDVTPIPHNGTRPPKRVLKRERARK